A segment of the Allosaccharopolyspora coralli genome:
GTACTCCTGCGGTGCGAGGCCGGAGCGGGCGACGAGTTCACACAGCACGAGGAACACGGCCACGCCGACCACACTGCGGAGATGATTCCGCATCGTTGACGATCCGTCCGTTACGCGCGTGATCAGTTCTCGGGAGGAGCCTGGAACAGCAGCGGCTCCACCTGGAAGTTCGGCGGCAGCTCGCCGTTGGCCTGCATCAGCTCCGCGACCCGCTGGAGCCGTCCGGCTTCGAGCGTGGTCGGGAACACGCCGAGCCGGACCAGCGCGGCCGTCTTCTCGTTGATCTTGGCGTAGGACGGCAGCACGTTCTCGACCTGGGCGCGGTCCTGGCTGGCCTCGGTCTGGGCGCGGGTCATCACCCGCTGGAAGGCCGCCGCGGTCTTCGGGTTCTCCTCGACGAATTTCTGGGTGCCCGCGTAGCCGGCGATCGGGATGTCGGCGGTCGGGCCGGTGGCGGTGTCGACGAGGGTCTTCGCGCCGAGCTGGTTGGCCTGGGAGATGAACGGCTCGATCATCGAGGCGGCCTGGACGTCACCGCGCTGCAGGGCGGCAGGCATGTCCGGGAACGGCATGACGACGAACTCGACGTCCTCGGGCTGCACGCCGCGGGTCTGCATGGCGGCGATCAGGCTCAGTTCGTTGAGGTTCTTGCGCGTGTTGACGGCGACCTTCTTCTTGCCGTCCTTGAGGTCGCTGACCTTCTCGACGCCGTTGCCCGGCATGGTCATCGTCAGGAACATGCCGTCGTCCGCCTGGTAGCCGTCCGAGACGATCTTGAGGTCGAGGATCTGTTCCTGCTGGGCCTTGAAGAACGACACCCAGTTGCCGAAGGTCACGTCGAGTTCGCCGTTGGCCAGCAGCGGGATACCGGCGGCGCCACCCTGAATGGGCTGGAGTTCGACCTCGAGGCCGGCCTCCTTGAAGTAGCCGCGCTGGATGGCCATGTGCAGCGGCGCCACGTCGATGGCGGGCATGGTGCCGACGGTGATCTTGGACTTCTCCAGGCCGCCGGTCCCGGAACCGCCCTCGTCGGCTTCGGAGCCGCTGAGCAGGCCACAGCCCGACGCGAGGAACAACAGACAGGTCGTCGCAACAGCGAGAAACATCCTCGACACCGGTCTACGGGTTACGTGACCGATTCGGACGTCGGGTCGATGCATGGTGGGATCGCTCTCTCACGTGAACGGGCGGGCCTGGCGGACGTGGTGAACAGAGGCACTCTCCTGGGTCGATACTCGA
Coding sequences within it:
- a CDS encoding ABC transporter substrate-binding protein, which encodes MFLAVATTCLLFLASGCGLLSGSEADEGGSGTGGLEKSKITVGTMPAIDVAPLHMAIQRGYFKEAGLEVELQPIQGGAAGIPLLANGELDVTFGNWVSFFKAQQEQILDLKIVSDGYQADDGMFLTMTMPGNGVEKVSDLKDGKKKVAVNTRKNLNELSLIAAMQTRGVQPEDVEFVVMPFPDMPAALQRGDVQAASMIEPFISQANQLGAKTLVDTATGPTADIPIAGYAGTQKFVEENPKTAAAFQRVMTRAQTEASQDRAQVENVLPSYAKINEKTAALVRLGVFPTTLEAGRLQRVAELMQANGELPPNFQVEPLLFQAPPEN